From one Lotus japonicus ecotype B-129 chromosome 3, LjGifu_v1.2 genomic stretch:
- the LOC130743892 gene encoding uncharacterized protein LOC130743892, protein MGAKKERFLPWSSSIYRSRHGRDLQINDEDLMNLCLIEIEKMLQTNGRTLKEWPSLPYPSFCETFRFENQFVADELNYNKDEMNALHQQLFCSLTSGQKGAYTQILNVVSSNNRGFFFLYEFGGSGKTFVWNTLSTALRSEGKIVLNVASSGIASLLLPRGRTAHSRFSIPITIHESSTCNVRQEIPSDLLVRESDNPLLELVNFAYPNVVNNLKNHAYFEQRALLAPTLESVEEVNNFMMSMIHGEETKYLNYDTPCRIVLKAGVPIMLIRNIDQSAGLCNGTRLIVTALTPYIIVATALFGSKTGKPVYIPRLILTPSDTGLPFKFSRRQFPITDCFAMTINKSQGQSLSHVGLYLPRPVFTHDHLYVALSRVKSRKGLKILIVNDKGVVSNCTRNVVYEEIQQTNNEDGSTSNKWNA, encoded by the exons ATGGGAGCCAAGAAAGAGAGGTTTCTCCCTTGGTCGTCTTCAATATATCGCTCTAGGCATGGGCGAG ATCTTCAAATCAATGATGAGGATTTGATGAATTTATGTTTGATTGAGATAGAGAAGATGTTGCAAACCAATGGAAGGACACTTAAAGAATGGCCTAGCTTACCTTATCCATCATTTTGTGAGACCTTTCgttttgaaaatcaatttgTTGCAGACGAGCTTAATTACAATAAGGATGAAATGAACGCACTGCATCAACAATTGTTCTGTTCCCTAACTTCTGGACAGAAAGGAGCTTATACGCAG ATATTGAATGTTGTTTCGTCCAATAACAgaggattttttttcttatatgaatTTGGCGGATCTGGTAAAACTTTTGTGTGGAATACCCTCTCAACTGCGCTGCGTTCTGAAGGAAAAATTGTTCTAAATGTTGCGTCAAGTGGCATTGCTTCATTACTATTACCTAGAGGTAGAACTGCTCACTCTAGATTTTCCATTCCTATCACTATCCATGAATCATCAACATGTAATGTCCGTCAAG AAATTCCCTCTGATTTGTTGGTGAGGGAGTCTGATAATCCCTTACTTGAGTTAGTCAATTTTGCATATCCCAATGTTGTTAATAATTTGAAAAACCATGCATATTTTGAACAAAGAGCACTCCTTGCTCCCACTCTTGAAAGTGTTGAAGAGGTTAATAACTTCATGATGTCAATGATCCATGGGGAGGAAACAAAATATTTGAATTACGACACTCCATGCAG AATTGTTCTCAAAGCtggtgtccctatcatgctAATTCGGAACATTGATCAGTCTGCTGGATTGTGTAATGGAACTAGATTGATAGTGACCGCTTTGACACCTTATATCATTGTTGCAACAGCTCTTTTCGGTTCTAAAACAGGTAAACCGGTTTATATTCCTAGGCTTATCTTAACTCCTTCTGACACTGGCCTTCCTTTCAAATTCTCAAGGAGACAATTCCCTATTACAGATTGTTTTGCTATGACTATAAATAAGAGTCAAGGCCAATCGTTATCGCATGTTGGATTATACCTTCCTAGGCCGGTGTTCACACATGACCATCTATATGTAGCTCTATCGAGAGTAAAAtctagaaaagggttgaagatACTTATAGTCAATGACAAAGGAGTAGTATCTAATTGCACTCGGAATGTCGTGTATGAAGAA ATTCAACAAACTAATAATGAGGATGGGTCAACGAGCAACAAGTGGAATGCATAA